DNA sequence from the SAR324 cluster bacterium genome:
GTCATTGCTCAAAAAAAAATCATCAGATATGGGCTATTTGTCTCTTGGTCAAGCAATGGAGTGAAGCCTTAATTGTTAAGTAAGCAGTTTTTTTGACAAATCTAGGATTCGTTTTTCCTCAAAAGCTATGAGTTCAACTGCTACTAGCAAAAGCTGATGCATCCGTTACTCTAATCCTTACAAGGAACTCAATGACAAGCAGGAACCATCTCACTGTGGATTTTCGAAAAAGATCAACAGAAATCCAAGGAAAACAATTGCTGCAGCCAGAGAGCTATAAACAACGATTGCACTGACTATTTTTCGGATTTTTGGATTGATCAAGACTGTTTCAGAAAACATGAACTTCTCTTGTTTGTGGAATTAGTCGATTGGTGGATAAAAACAGGATCTATAATTATGGATGACAGCTCCGTCAAAAAACAAATAATTCTTTTCCAAAAATATTCTTAAATTCAACTATAAGCTCGATAGCATCCCACCAAGAAGTTCACTCCCCCAAGCTTGCAAATCCAAGCGACTGACTACTGTAAGGAGACAGAAAGCAAATGCAGATACCATGAAGCACTTCAGAAGAGTTATGGATGAAGTCCCAGTCGATTAGTAAAGCTGCTGATCCATCATTTCCTAAGAAAATCATTACTAACGCCTGCATATCTCATCAATTTTATCATGCGACTGCTTTTCTTCAGGATTTAAAATTAAATCTACAATAATTTCAGTATTTTAATTTTTAATTCTGCGTGGCAGAAGGTTTGAAGATGTTTATACCTTCGAAACATTGTCCCATTATAGCAAATTATCAATGTAGTAATCATTCGGAGAATCTTATGAAAAATCCCCACAAGGGCGTACACAAATCATATGGCATACATTGGACAGACATTTTGGAATTAAATGACGCTGAGGAAATGGCAAAACGATCTGCCATCCTAATTGGTTTGATCTGTTTAGCATTCATGGGTGCTGCTAGCTTTATGTTATTCTAGCCCAAAACTTATCAGTTACTGAAAGATTCGTAAACTGCGAGAACTAGTTTTAGAGTCTCTTATTATTCACTTCAAAGCAATCGACTACATTGATACTCTAATTAGCTTTATTTTGATTTTTATAAAAAAATTATAAATAGTGTTCTCTTTCTCAAACTCTATTATAAGTAAAAGAAACAATGGCATCATCTAATTCAAAAAATAAGATTTCATCTTACACTACCCTAATCTTTTTGATTTTATTGCTGATGTGTGCTTTGCCACCAATGATCGAAGCTGCAGGTAGTTCAGACTATGAAGATAGTACGTTAAGAAAGTCAAGAGGTTATCAGCAAGCTGTTAGCTACATAAAGAAATCGGATTATGGTTCGGCTATTCCGCTGTTGAGAAGAGAATTGAAAAACAATCCAAAAAATGCTGATGCTCATAACTACATGGGCTACGCATTACGCAAAAGTGACGATCTTAAAAATTCTGCAGTTCACTACACAAAAGCGCTTGAGATTAATCCACAACACTTGGGAGCCCTTGAATATCAGGGAGAGCTTTACCTGACGATAGGCAATTTAGACCTTGCAAAAGCCAATTTGCAAAAGCTGGATAAACTATGCTGGCTGGGGTGCGATGAGTATGATGAACTCAGAGCCTCTATCGAAGATTATCAGCAAGGAAGAAAGAATAGTAAATATTGATAATATAATAGATTTACGAAGAATGTTTCTTTGTTAGAATTTTTTGAATCATAAATCTGAGTTTAAAATGGAAATTAAAACGCTGCTGATATTAACAGCAATCTCACTTTTGATAGCTGGATGCCCTAGCAAAAATACTCCACCACAAAACAACAATAACGAATCTGGTTATTCTAAAAAATCTATGTACTAAAATTTCTTTACAGTTGAGTCATGAACTGTGTTAATGAAATTGTTGTGAGTGTGACTACTCGTTACTCAATCAACCATGGAGCAGACTATGTCATCAAAGATCCCAGATAATTCTCGAAGACACCTCCTAAAAATAGCCGCTACAGGAGCTCTGTTAGCGCCCTTCGCAAAATTTGCGAGCCAGTCAGCGTATGCTGGCGGTCACGAAAAGAAATTGGAGTTGGACAATCCACAAGCCAAAGCCCTGCAGTACGTTCATGTGGCTACAGAATCAACAAGCTCCCTTTATAAGGATGGATCAATCTGCGGTAATTGTGTGCAATGGAAGGGTGGAGATGCCGAGTGGGGCCAGTGCGTTCTTTTTGCTGGCGTTGTTGTGGCGAATTCAGGGTGGTGCTCTGCATGGGCGAAAGGATGATTCAATTTGACTGACATCGAATTGATCCAACATTTTTCCAAAACTTTCCTCAACTGTGGGGCAGAACAATCCTGCCCTGCAGCCTCGCCGGAACAACCGCCTCACAAGCTTACGAATTCCCACCACTTGTTATATCCCAGATAGCCCAGAGCCAGTAACAAGTTCCAGATCACTAGCAGCAGCAAGACTCGGCGGAGACGTCCACCAATCGATAAGGCTTTCCGCTGCCGATTGAAGAGCAGTCGCCCACTGAGCAACATCGGAAAGAGTTGCACAACAGCCCACGCAAGCCAAGGATTCCAGACCAGTACAGGTTCCTCGGTTCCCAGAACACACCAGTCCTTGGACTTGGTTTCGCCATCATAAGCCTCAGCATGACCTTCCTCCAGCAGCAGCTGTGAGAGATCACGACCATCGACCTTGACCTTGGCAACTACCCGAAAATACTTATCTCGTTCCACATCCACGAGATCAATCTGTTGGGCCTGTTCCAGCAGTTCCCTTACACGATCCCGGGCTTGCAACGCCATTTGCTCTTCCTGAGCACACTTGCCCCGAATCTCCGGAGCATCAATGCTTGCCACCCGAATGCCAAGCTCCTCACCAAAAACAGATGGTAGGTTCTTCAAATTTACGGTGAGTGTATCGGCATCGTAGGCGCGGACGTACTGCACACCAACAAAGTCCTCCGCCTGTACTTGAAGGGTTGATAGTAACAGGCAGAGTAATAGCAGCTGTCGCAGCATG
Encoded proteins:
- a CDS encoding tetratricopeptide repeat protein — translated: MASSNSKNKISSYTTLIFLILLLMCALPPMIEAAGSSDYEDSTLRKSRGYQQAVSYIKKSDYGSAIPLLRRELKNNPKNADAHNYMGYALRKSDDLKNSAVHYTKALEINPQHLGALEYQGELYLTIGNLDLAKANLQKLDKLCWLGCDEYDELRASIEDYQQGRKNSKY
- a CDS encoding high-potential iron-sulfur protein, with the protein product MSSKIPDNSRRHLLKIAATGALLAPFAKFASQSAYAGGHEKKLELDNPQAKALQYVHVATESTSSLYKDGSICGNCVQWKGGDAEWGQCVLFAGVVVANSGWCSAWAKG
- a CDS encoding thermonuclease family protein yields the protein MLRQLLLLCLLLSTLQVQAEDFVGVQYVRAYDADTLTVNLKNLPSVFGEELGIRVASIDAPEIRGKCAQEEQMALQARDRVRELLEQAQQIDLVDVERDKYFRVVAKVKVDGRDLSQLLLEEGHAEAYDGETKSKDWCVLGTEEPVLVWNPWLAWAVVQLFPMLLSGRLLFNRQRKALSIGGRLRRVLLLLVIWNLLLALGYLGYNKWWEFVSL